The nucleotide sequence AATCAGAAGCAAGTTGTCTTATACAAGGTTGAGAAGCAGACATCggatgatttgaaaaatattctaGAATGTCATGCATGCCATCTAACATTTGCTGACAAGGACACAGATATGCAACACcagttgttgtttcatcaaagGAGTGTGAAGCGGCGTAGACTTGGCAAATCCATTGGGGACGGTGTCATCGTAAAAGATGGTAAATATGAATGCCAGTTTTGTCACAAGACTTTTAGTGAGATACATCGCTACAATGGGCATATTGGGGCTCATGTGAGATACCAAGGTCTGAGTGCTGAAGGACTGCCAGATATTATGACAAGAAAGATATTTAATCCATCCCCCTTAGTTGCAGTACTATATGGTTTCTCAGAGACTAATTTGGCTAAAGAGAATGAAGAAACTTGTAATGCAAAATCTGCTGATGAACTTCATGTTGATTCCTCTGAGTGCAGAATTGAGACCAAGAATCCTGAAATTGATCATAATGCAAAGTCTGGTGGTAGTAAAACTACTGAAGTAGCCTGCACAAGCATCTCTGTTGATGACCAAAATAATGATCATAATTTGACTAATTACAAGTCTGATGAGATTGTTCGGGAAAGAAATATCACAGATGACAAATCTGCTGCATGCATGGATGCCATATCTCCTTTTGTTGTTGATGTAAACAATGTGGCACAAAATTGCTCACGTTTTACCACTCGAGAAGCATCTACAAGCAATTATGTTGATGATCAGCCGAACAATATTGATATGATTGATTATAAATGTAAAGTTGTTGAGGCTAGTAGTGTTGAGGATCTCAAATGTAATGACAGCCAGGGTAATGATAGTGATGGAGGTGGTTATATATTAGAGGATATCATCGAGTCTAGCAATACCAAAGATGTCAAGCCTGACACATGCTTGGATGCCGTGTTTTCCCCTCCTAAAAATGGGGACATTGCAACCTGTGAAACTATGACTGAAATTGGTCCTTCCTCCACGAGCATTTCTGTTGACAACGTTAATGATTATCATATGACTGGCCACAAATCTGAGGAGGTTGTTGACATTAATAATGCCGTGGGTGTTAAACCTACTAATAATGAAATCGATCTTTCTTCATGTACTATGATTCCAGATATTGGAAAATATGGCACTGATGAGAAAGTCAACTCAGAAAGACATTTGCTAACCATATCAGGTAATGAATCATCTTATGGGATTGAGACTTTTGCAAATGATATTCTTTCTAGCTCCATGGAAGAAAACATTCTTGATGAACCTGATACATCTGGCAATGGGTTGAAAACTGAATTTGCAGGTTGCCATTCATTTTCTGACAAAGAACCGGTTACTGGGAATATAATGCCTGATGAATTTAATGCTTCCTGTACTGACACTACTTTTGTCAATGGGCACACTGGGGTGATTGAGACTGATGCACATCGTATGTTTGATATTGACATGAACGAATCTGTGCTTGAAGAAATGGATAAACCTGGTAATGTGCTGGAAACTTGCTTTGTTACTAGCAATGCTGGATGCGAAGAGGTTGTTCTGAGCAATGTTGTTGCGAACAATGATCGAACAAACTCCCTGCAGGGTAATGTGGCTGGCACATCATCATGGGTACATTCAGCTGATGGTGTCCCAATCGTTGATATGATCCCAGAACAGGTAAAGTTATTTCAAGCCTAGATGATAGTTGGGGAGAAATACACTCAGTAACCttcaaatttagaaaattcTTATAATAGCATCACGTTACAAACGACTGTCTTGACTGCAAAACCTTTTCATCTCGATGGTTATAACTATAGTTTTTTCGAGCACCAGCCATGCAGGAGAATTTGTGACTTACATCAAATTGGAAATTAAGTGGAAGCCATTTAGAGGTTCTGTACTTACAATATAACAGTCCCAGTTATTTAGATTTGATACGTCTACTTGTGTTCCTTAAACCTCACAAAAGCATGCATGCACACTGGTATAACCGATGTACACCCGTAGGCTCTGTAATTGTCTAGATGATGCCCGTGCCGGAGATGTCCAACCAGCACACAAGTGAGGTACCGATGTGTTTCACAAATGCTAGAACTATTTTAGTTATTTACTCTTTTCTGTTCTAGTATTGCTAAAGTGGGAAGtaagtttaatttaaaattgtaGGACACTTTTTaactcactcttttttttttcagaaaagtgctTTTAAGTTCTGAGGATATAGAGATCAGTAGAGCTGGTGCTTTTCTACTGATAGTGTTTGCTTTCAATGAATAACCAGGAACATTTTGGTGAAGTGCTACTTGTAATGATCAATAAAACTTATGATTATTTGATGATTTACCATGCACATTTGCATATGCAACACGTACTTGTGATGGAGTCTAATCTGTTTTTCGTGCCTTGTAGTTCTATATAGAAGCACCCACGTGTTATGTCTTTTTTTATGTTGTCACTCTGCTAGTAAACTATGGCTCCACTTTTATGTGAACATGTCGGAATAGGTGAACTCGTTTTTGATGCAAGTTTACTTGTAATAATCAATAAAACTTATGATTATTTGATGATTTACCATGCACATTAGCATATGCAACACATACTTGTGATGGAATCTAATCTGTTTTTCGTGCCTTGTAGTTCTATATAGAAGCACCCACGTGTTATGTCTTCTTTATGTTGTCACTCTGCTAGTAAACTATGGCTCCACTTTTATGCGAACATGTCAGAATAGGTGAACTCGTCTTTGATGCAAGTTTACTTGTAATGATCAATAAAACTTATGATTATTTGATGATTTACCATGTACATTTGCATATGCAACACATACTTGTGATGGAATCTAATCTGTTTTTCGTGCCTTGTAGTTCTATATAGAAGCACCCACGTGTTATGTCTTTTTTTATGTGGTCACTCTGCTAGTAAACTATGGCTCCACTTTTATGTGAACATGTCGGAATAGGTGAACTCGTCTTTGATGCAAGTCTAGGTGCATATCTCATTGCATATAATGCCAAGCCTCTATTCATTTCCTGATTCTATCTTGTTTTCTTGATTAGTATCCCAACATGGAGCTGTGGGACCAACAATGCTATGCTTCATCTTCATGTGGAGCGTACTTTTTAGATTCAGTGGTCCTAAATAGGTGCACTGTCTTGGATTTTGCTTGTTGGTTCATCTCTATAATATATGCTTTTGTCGTGGAACTGACAATAAGATGTTCGCCAATCGGCAATTGCCCACTGCTTTTCATGATGTTACTTCGAACCTCCTTTAGCAGGAAAAATGAATATTACTGTCAGCAGGAAAAATGAATATTACTGTCAGAGTAGAAATACAATACCATTGTTACATTGCctgctttctttgtttttctgttaAGCCTATGTTCCTTCTGGAGGATAATTTAGCACAAAAAAATGTTCTACTTTTATAGGTAGGATGATAGATATTGTCCTGGTTAAAtagggcttttttttttgggggggggggggaggggggtggtTTATAACAATCAATCAATAGGGCTTgtgatatataatttttttcgtCCATAAACGAAACTACCCCTCGCTCTTCCTCTTTTCCTCAGTTTCCGCTCTGAGTTCGACTCCTTTTCCTACCGGCAATCCGTTCCCACTCTGAGTTCTTTCCTATTTTCTCCTTGGACAAATTTGGCCACCGACATccctattttctctattttttcacTGTTAATGTGTCCCATCATTGGAAGAGGAAATCATTTTGCTCTCCTGTTCATCGCTCTTCTGCTCTTTCCGTACTTTCCTAGTTTCCCACCCTTATCAGTCGAAGTATCTTTCCAATAGTGGCTTCGACTTTCTTCTTCCGTAATTCGTAGTTTCCCACTCCAATTTTTCAAGTTCGACTCTATTTTTCCACCATTTTTTGGTGGAGAATTGGGACTCTACGACATTCCGTCGTCGGCTCTTCCAGAAGCTTTTTGTTAATGCTGTCGCCTTTGCCCAACTCACCAAATATGTCAATCGTTAcaacataattttttaaattttatatcaaACACCAAATTGTTATATAGTTTTCTATgtcatttgttttaaaatttagaaatggtcaaaatttaaaaaataatagatagAGAGGTTGAGATGGCGCATTTGACATATTTGTCATAAAAAAATCATGATAATCCTTCATTGATCGCTATTCAGTGCTATTCTGTTCTTTGTTACAATTATATAGATCATTCATTAATGCATGATGTTTTACTCAAATAtgtttttctaattttgaaatgatattattaaaatttatcgTTTGAATATAATTTGTGATGCAGACATCTAAGATGGCTCTAATTCAGAGGAGAGGCAAAGCACCTTCtgttggcttgaagaatatggTCAATGGAAGGTGCTACTTCAGTCACTTCGTCCATTTTACTGTCACCCTTGTCAAGTCTATGTCTCGGGAGCAAAAGGAAAGGGTGACCGGCACTCCATTTGGACACATGCTAGCTCTTCCATATATTAAGCAGAGTAGGCCAGTCCTagacacattgctttccttttgGGATGATAAGAAGGAGGGATTTTGGTTTGGTAAAGTGTTAGTGCCTTTTGTAGGGAGTGATTTTGCACTCATCCTTGGTTTGAGTGCCACAGGCAATGAGGTCCAACTGCATAAGGAGGGAAGGGTTAAGTCTGACCTCATCACCCGATTTTTTGAGGGTGACCATAAAAAAGCTGATAGAGATGcagtaaaaaataaattacaataTCTTGTTGGAAAGAGTGAAAAACAAGATGTAGAAGATTTCACCAAATTATGGGTTCTATATCTCTTTGTGACTATCCTCTTTCCATCCATACACTATTATATTCTTAAGGCATTATGTTCATATCTTGATGATTTAGACTGCTTAGGTTCATATAGTTGGGGTCTTGCCGTTTTTGCTTTTCTTCGCCAGCAGATACCTAGTCTAGCCGAGAGTGTGAGGACAAGGAACATCACCGGCAAGGGATCTACTAGGTATATGAATGGCTGCACTGTCGCTCTTGTGGTAAgcattttaatgtttttttgtAATTCATTGTTGAGATATGTATTGACTTCAAATATGATGGTTATATTGGTTTTTGGCAGGCATGGGCTGTTGAGCATGCGAACAGCCTTCTGGGAAGCCACCGGCCACCGTTCATGTATCCACGTCTCCTGCGTTGGAGCAACGCCCCATTCCCTCGCAAGGTGGACGCGATCGCCAAAGTTatgaaaaacttaaaaagatTTCAGGTTTGAATGTTCATTTCTAACATCGCAACTATTTTAACTTGATGCAAAACTTAACTTTTCGCCAGCATTAGGTGATCGGAAAGCTAGAGCCTAGGGAGGAGGAGTTGCACCTTCTATCGCGAGGAAGGCCACAAGTGCGGGCTCCAATAGAGATGCGAGGAGATGAAATTTTGCAAAAGGGTGTGCACGATATAACTCAGGTCTCTGCATACTCTTATTTCCATTTGGTACACTTACAACCACTTGGTAGACATTTATTTCTATTTGGCACTGCCCCTCTTTTCAATTGGTACACAATTAAATGCATACACTAATTAGGATATTTGTGTTGTTTTAGTTTCCGTCATCCAGCCAAAATGAGCGACATCCAATGGAATGCCTAGAGACACGAATGAGAGTGATAGAGAGGTCCTTAATCGCACATGGCTTTAATTTAGAAGACCCTCAAACATTTGGGTATGCCGAAGGGAAGAATGCTCGAATGGTCCTGTTCAATAAAAGGCTGTCGAGAGTCGAGAAGATCCTCCGAGACGAGGGACTTTGATACCAACTTTTCATTCTATTTTTCTGTTCTCTTGTCCCACATCGGTGTGGCATATTGTCATCTGAACATCTCAATGGATAATGCAGCAATGGGTTAGGGTTCTTGATATCATGAGCTGAAATGAGAGAATGTAGGTTCAAGCATTCATTCATTATGAACATATctagcggaaaaaaaaaaagattataaaTGTCATCTGCTACTTTCTTAATTGCCATAAAGAAGCATCATTTGCGATGCTAATCAAGCCCCACCTAATTTAATGTATTACAGTCTCTTACATTTTTAAGACTCGTGCATTCATGCCTTTTCTTTCTATAATCCGATTTTATCCTTagccttttatatatatatatattattttcaactatgtattataatatcttttttatcattttttattaaaaactaaaaataaaacactGCTGCGCATCACCTGGTAATAATGATCAATGCTCGGTTCACTCGAGATGCGGTGGAGACTGGTGCCGAACATGATTAGGTCCGTGGGTGATTGTCTTTCATATCACCCGGTGAAGTGAGCTGCGACTGGTTGTGGGTGATTGTCTTTGTCAACCAAGAGAAAAGAGATTTCACCAAACCATTCCAGAGTAAAACCATCCGTGTATGGATGGATACATAGTCATCCATGTACTGACTTGCCTCCTGCTATCGCTCGGCCACCTCGGTGCctctaaattaaaaataaactagaaactATCAACCATCCTTTTGCTTTTGCTAGATCTCCGTATAATTTCTCCTACTATTGGTGGTCTGCTTCGCGGGGTCTAGTTTATAAGTACATGTAAAAACCACACTTTCCCAAACTCGTCAACGCTATCTGTCTCCGCGTGCAGACATCCTTCGTAGAGGACTCCTCCATTTCCAACCAATCAACCCGTCCTCTCTGGTCTTCTGTCAAGCCGCCTCCAGGTCTCCCATTCGCTCACCGTCCGATCAATATCCGACGGTCCCGATGCCATCCACACCATCTTATAAACCCGTGgcccccctcctttctttttctctctttgatATTTCTTCTGTGGGGTTGTACCAAAACAATCgacagagaaaagagaaaggaaaacgAGGAAAGGAAAGGCAAGAAGAGACgaggggaaaaaagaagaagatttatttgcaattttatttatttatttatttattgatcgGTTCGTCGCCGTGGACGGGGAGAGCTCCCGACGCTAAAATGCGCGCATCGGGCTCCCCTGCTGTCCCGCGCCGCCTCCCCTCGATCTAGGGTTTCGATTGTAACCTATCTCTTTCTCTCGTCTCCTTCTCGATTTCTTCGCTTATTGTCGTTAATCATGGAGGGGAGGAGGGTTTCGAGGGCAGTGGCGGCGTTGTTGGTTCTTCTTCTGGTCGTCGTGGGGCCGGCGGCCGCCTCCGCCTCGGTCTGCCCTAGGGTTTCGGCCTGCCAGTCGATCCTGGGGCGGCCGGACTCGTGCCCGCGCCTGGCTTCTCCGGTACTCGGTGGTAATCTGATCGGCGTCATCGAGGTGAATACCTACCACAGCTAGTTAGGGTTTTCTTTAATTGTGGTTCTAGTCCGGAGAATCTCTTGAGGTGTCATAGATTGGTATGATTGCTGTAACAAAATATCCCCCCTCCAAAATTTGTTCTTTTTCACCTTTTCTTTTggtatgaaaataaatttttttggacAACgtctatcttttattttttggtctGGGGGGATTAATTTATTAACTGTTACATTTCGGTGGAGACTGAAGAGAAACGAATATCTTTGATTTCGTGAATTATTATACAAAAGCTAGCTTTCGATAAGAAAAGGTATTCTTTTGAGATATTAGGAATTTTGAGATATCTTTTCCTGACATATTAGTTATTATACTCATGGTAAGAACGGTAAGATCATGAAAACAAACTCTATATGTGACATTAGCTAGCAAAAATAGTTTCTTAGTTGGATACACAAGAAAGGAGCTTGTCTTGTGTGTGGGAGTTTGGTTGGAGATATTAAtccagggagaaaaaaaaagggtcagAGAGGGCATTATGATATAAGTTTATCGTCTAATTATGGGGAAGTGGATGTTGAATTGGATATCATGTATCTATAACTGAAGGATGTTTGCTTGGATATTTAGAACCTCGTTGTCTTTATGGTGCGACTCGTGTTTCAAAATGCCTAAAAAAAGACATTGAAGAATAGGATCAAGACTTTGGGAAGAGGACTTTCATGCTTATACTTCAGATTCTGGTCAATCGGTGGTGAAGTCAAAttgttttgttttgattttttctCTCAATGTTTTTAGGATGATAAAGTCTATCAAGATGAAAAAGATGTTGATTGGAGAGAATCTTTGGGAAATCCTAATTTTCTTTGTGCATGCAAAATACTTATCAGGGTGCTCTTTTTACCAATTTATGCTCATTATTCTTGAGGGGCTGCCTGCGACTTTTGACCATATATACCTTCCATTATGTCAAGACAGCTTTATATCATCTTGTAGTTGGTGGATGGCTGTGGCAATTTCCCTTTTAATCTCCATATCTTGCTTACGAGTTCCAACACTCCTAGGTCTCATAATTACATGCCAGCACAccatcttaattttttttaaaaatgttaACTATTAACAGAAGTGGGTCCCACtattttaaaatctttttttaattGAGATCCCATGCGAAGCCAGTGTAATTCCATTGTCACTTCTTTCTGCTCTTGCCTAGGGACATGCATGGGGTTAGAGAGCAGGTTCTAAGATGTGTGAAACAGGTCCATCTATCCAAGTGTCTGGAAGAATCCGAAACTAGAATCTTCTAAAATTCAGCCATGGGAATGTGTATATTATATATTCATCTTTAAATATGTATTCGCGTATGATGAGTAGTGAGCTAGATCTAGGCTCTTTAAAGTTCATCAAGTTTGGTAAAGTGGttgttaattattatttttagactTGATATATTTCATTTGTGAGTGCCAAAAGTAGGCATATAACCATGATTTCATCATGATTTGATGGTATGAAGTGTCAAGGAGTGTCATGGAATGTCCCAAGCGTCCAACAAGtcaaaaaacctaaaatttggaGTGTCCAAGGAACACTAGTGGGTTCCTGTTTCTCCTTATCTGATTAGGGAGTTGAAACAAGATAATGATTTGGACTTGGAgtcttttttttccctcaaagaaaaaagaatttgaGGCCATAACCCTAAGTCTGGCCACAAATGTTATATATAGTAAGACGATTAGATAGCTTTaatatatcttctttttttttgggtgtcaTTAGTTTTCCTAGTGGATTCGCTTGTTTCCTTTCACTTGTTGTTCTTAGACAATTCAATGTAATTATACATTCAATGGTGTCAGAGTTTTAGCTAACTGATTTGGACTTGCTCTGATGTTGTTTTAGTGAGGATCTTTTGGACTTGCTAAAATAAGCATTTATGTTAAGTTTATTTTCTGAACTTTTTCCATGGAATTGCAGCACAATTGTTTAGTGAACTGAAGGAAATGGACAAGAACATAGCATGCATATGATGGAACTAAAGGCTTACTCAGATAAACattcttttaatttatttttctttttgaatgtgCGATAACACATGTACTGGTGTGGTGAGAACAATTGCATTTTTGGCATGGTCTGATATAGTAGAATGCCATAGACTCTAAAGAAGTAACTAGAATGGCATGAACATGTGTATTGAGGACTTGAGGAGGTGCCTGTAAGGGGAGCTGCTCGAGTTTGTTTTATCAATTtatgaagaggagaagaagatgctAGCGATCTGGAAGAAAGTTGGGAAAATGGACTGAAAAAGCTCACAGTATCTCTAGTACTAGCACATAGTGGAAGTTTTTGACAAATGAAGATTCATAATGCTTTCCCTAAAAGATTAGATCTAGGCTTGTGGTTGCAATTGTGGTTGTCGGCTAAGTTATTAAACATCAAATGTTTATTAAAAAATTCGAAGTATGAGATTCATACTTGAGTCAGAAAATTCCgattttgttattattatactatagcaTTCTTTGGTTCGAATCAGGATTTAGATTGTGGTATGAATTTGTTTTATGTCATACAATATTCACTCTGTTGTATGGTTATGAGCTCAACACAAGAGATGTGCAATAATATGCACCATTTGATATTACAATTTGGCATGTACCATGACATGTCATAGCAGTATTCTGGCATATTATTATGTAAGAGTTTGGAACTTGACTACTTGCAGGTTGGTTATTATTTTCCTTTTGCAAACATCTCCAGTActcttttaactttttttatgtAACTTTTTTATCCAATATGATGTTAATCCATGTTTGTTATTGGTACACCTTTCCGTATAAAGGTGTAAGGATTATGTTGAGAACTTCTTTATCAAAGGAAATTGCATTTCCCATTGGGCATAAAGATGCTAGTTTTTTCTAGAAGGGTTAGAGTCTTGGATGAACACTTGAGTCTTGAGGTATGTCTACTTGTCACAAAGTATAATGAGAGTTCACTTGAACTGAGTTTTCCTAGTGTAGCTTAGTATTCTTTTAGCATATGTTTAGTTATGATGTGTTTCTTGCCATGCAGTTTCATGCAAGGTCGAAGGAACCGGTACCGGACACCGGTCCGGTTCTCCGGCGGGACGACTCggtacgggccgtgccgggcttgtACCGAAAGAGAAACcatgggagagaggaaaagagagagagagcaagcgaggagggagagagagagagggcgggATGCCGGCGAAGTGCCGACTAAGGCTGGAGGAGGCCATCGGAGGCTGGCCTCGGCCGTGGGTAACGAGGCTGCCGTCGCTGCTCCTGTTTCGAATGAAACAGGGTTCGGCCACGGCCTTAAAAAAATtttgcgatttttaagtgaagtcggcagccttaaaaaaatttcgtgaTTTTTAAGGGAAGTCGCAAAatcttgccgacttcacttaaaaatcgcaaaATTTTTTAAGGCTGCGACCGGACCCCATTTCGTTGGAAACAGAGGCAGCGGCTGCGACCTCGCTACCCGCAGCCTTCGCCGGCGTCacgctctctctccctccctccctaccCCGCtagctctctctttctttctctagcTCCGGCAACGCATTTCGTTGCCGGAACCGTACTGGTAAGCCACCGGTACGGCTCGGGACGGCTGGAACCATTCGATTCGGGACGATTCCGCCGACCCTGGTTTCATGAGCTAGTTACCAGTTGCTGTTGGTTCTTGTTGGTTTTTATAGATAAGGCTATGACGAGTGCATTGTGTTGTTTTGGAGGATTTTGGCCAGTTTACATGGACCAATCTGTATTGGCTCTTACTGATCGAGTTGGCTTGTGAACCGGTTGTACCAGGCCATTTTGGTGCTTAACTTGGAAAGTCATCTTCTGTAGATGTTTAGAATTAGTTTCGGAGCAGTATGTgagtttctctttttctttcaacatcCAAAAAgtgagaaggaaaaaagaaaaagaaggattcTTATGgaatgtaattacttttcttTACTAAAAAAGGCTCTTATGTTCAGGAAACATAAGCACAATGGCTATGTTTCATTAGCTATAGtttaaagaaaaatcaaaaacagTTTCTATTCTCAGAAAAGTTGTTCTAGTTgcttctaattttctttttaaaatatttttcttcgattatttttaattattattttttaattgagTTGGTCCCTATTTGGCATGAGCACTTTGCTCAATAGGTGATCTATTGTATTAGTAACTATTTAGTTATACCAAATACTGTTTCTGTGCATGCGCACTTGGGTGGCGggagtttttgtttttttgggggAGAGGGGGATGCAAAAGTATTATGCATTGGATTAGTTGTTTGTGAATAGAAGTAGACACAGAATACCTGTGTGATTTCATTCAAGAGATATTTTGTGCAAGTTCTGCGGCATCTTGAAATTAGGATCAGAGGGACATTATTGTACATGAAGCCTTGTAACCTTGAATCTTGACAGACTACTTATGCTTTCTACCTTAGGAGAGTCTAACCCATTAATGTTGCATTCTTGTTTAGGATTCATGGCTTATTCACTAGGAGCTTGGTTACCAGAtcttttaacctgtttaactttCGTTGTTAATATTTTGGTTTGCTAGGGACTTTGTGGATTGATGTGAGTCAAAATAGAAATCAGTACTTGAACTTAAATTGCTACCACGTCTATTCTAGGGTCTATTGTACAATTATCTTACTAATATTTGTATCTGATTCCCTTGCTTCAGGCTTTCCAGCTACTGACTGTCATTTTAATGGCATAATTTATCATGCATGAGTCTATTTTAAGCTTCTAAATGTTTGTTTCTAAATGAACTTCTGGTCTCAGAACTTCCAATTGCAAATATTTGCTGATTTAGTCATACTGATGCCAAATTATTGGATTGGAGTCTGGCAAGGGTTTGGTGTACCCATATCAGTAATAGTTGATTTCTTGATATGACTGAATGGTTCGATCACATTAATGAATCCTAGTTAAATTGTCCTGATTGCTAGATCAGTTTGCAAGCAGCAGGTTTTGCACATGTATCAGACATAGTTGCTTTCTAGATATGACTGAATGGTTTCATCACATTAAAGAACCCGATTTAAATTATCCTTAACTTCTCGATAAATTTGCAAGCAACATATATATGCAGGGAGAACCATATTTATAGAAGTGGCAATTATCGTACTGGAACACgaaagaattttatcttgttttctGTTTTGGCTTCCCTTAGTATGTGATCATAGATTTCATATTTTGAGTGTAAGCAGtttattttgatgttttgatTAAAGCATGAAGTCCCCTAGGTCAAATTCTATCTTCTTTCTGTGAGATCACAAATTAAATTGCACACCCAAAATACTACTTATTAAATGTGTACTATTCAAATGACTGAGTTGCGTGGACTTCGGCAATGAAGTGGGCATTGCAGTGTTGGTGGTAGAATCGGTTCTGGAGAAGGCATGTTAATTGGAATGAAAATTCCTTGTCCGCATAATGAATTTGTATTAAAGATTGACGGAGTACTCATTGAGGGAATATGTTCTTATGGCACTTCTCTGCAGGATCTCCATTCTTGTTTCCAGATTTGCAGCGTACAGTCTTTCCATTGCTTCTGATTGCAATGTTTGAGGACATGATCAATGAAATGTGAGAAAAGGTTCATTAATATCTTCAAGATCATTGAACAAGAAAATTTGTCTTTCAAGAAAATGTTATCTTATGATAATTGTATCTCCATGAGTTTAGGTATTTAACTCTTATGACATCTCAGTTTT is from Phoenix dactylifera cultivar Barhee BC4 chromosome 6, palm_55x_up_171113_PBpolish2nd_filt_p, whole genome shotgun sequence and encodes:
- the LOC120111032 gene encoding uncharacterized protein LOC120111032 isoform X1; protein product: METELIPVVDLRLLSQAELNTLSLSCPNAFDPHRCDDIVVPKIDRSVFNESAGSRKQTYSRLRLAPRKPNGPPSSFSSSSSIARRRPRGHLSSSPHSFSATSATDGTSAEDDDPGRRKNQQIVSFLRQLFAREDSSAPPPQLPSQSQTNLALTVATPISTHRNPDAGDSSSKALVVVDDRDREVLNAKGVAVDLVGLGEMVDPFGEKLRRRTAGLKAEEELLRFLSGLEGQWGNWRKRRKIVDASVVGDDLPRGWKLLLELKRKDGVAGLNCRQYVSERFKDHDQVHLDCLMSFDCPNGKQFVSCKEVSSYILSLISHPNEMRSVSVRNDGSTHELDKSTPRSQATGLAHQEDIVRENHSFSSVTPIASYLDDNQKQVVLYKVEKQTSDDLKNILECHACHLTFADKDTDMQHQLLFHQRSVKRRRLGKSIGDGVIVKDGKYECQFCHKTFSEIHRYNGHIGAHVRYQGLSAEGLPDIMTRKIFNPSPLVAVLYGFSETNLAKENEETCNAKSADELHVDSSECRIETKNPEIDHNAKSGGSKTTEVACTSISVDDQNNDHNLTNYKSDEIVRERNITDDKSAACMDAISPFVVDVNNVAQNCSRFTTREASTSNYVDDQPNNIDMIDYKCKVVEASSVEDLKCNDSQGNDSDGGGYILEDIIESSNTKDVKPDTCLDAVFSPPKNGDIATCETMTEIGPSSTSISVDNVNDYHMTGHKSEEVVDINNAVGVKPTNNEIDLSSCTMIPDIGKYGTDEKVNSERHLLTISGNESSYGIETFANDILSSSMEENILDEPDTSGNGLKTEFAGCHSFSDKEPVTGNIMPDEFNASCTDTTFVNGHTGVIETDAHRMFDIDMNESVLEEMDKPGNVLETCFVTSNAGCEEVVLSNVVANNDRTNSLQGNVAGTSSWVHSADGVPIVDMIPEQTSKMALIQRRGKAPSVGLKNMVNGRCYFSHFVHFTVTLVKSMSREQKERVTGTPFGHMLALPYIKQSRPVLDTLLSFWDDKKEGFWFGKVLVPFVGSDFALILGLSATGNEVQLHKEGRVKSDLITRFFEGDHKKADRDAVKNKLQYLVGKSEKQDVEDFTKLWVLYLFVTILFPSIHYYILKALCSYLDDLDCLGSYSWGLAVFAFLRQQIPSLAESVRTRNITGKGSTRYMNGCTVALVAWAVEHANSLLGSHRPPFMYPRLLRWSNAPFPRKVDAIAKVMKNLKRFQVIGKLEPREEELHLLSRGRPQVRAPIEMRGDEILQKGVHDITQGDEVVLQRALNIVYRKREDYIAMLFYAPWCPFSRICRPNFQVLSSLFPTIRHFAFEESVIRSSILSRYGVHGFPTLFLLNSTMRVRYRGSRNITSLVAFYNDVTGANPAVLDPIPVEKIVDPSTDTELKEDNEQENCPFSWGRSPEKLLQQDTYLVLAWSFVLMRLLYILLPKLNACVKRAWRRHMQYASLMSLQDRSQAYVDHVKQGFNRLNPCKRGNLQEGAMNAKVWASKSLASVSIGEPSSGRAYSAGDRR
- the LOC120111032 gene encoding uncharacterized protein LOC120111032 isoform X9; this encodes METELIPVVDLRLLSQAELNTLSLSCPNAFDPHRCDDIVVPKIDRSVFNESAGSRKQTYSRLRLAPRKPNGPPSSFSSSSSIARRRPRGHLSSSPHSFSATSATDGTSAEDDDPGRRKNQQIVSFLRQLFAREDSSAPPPQLPSQSQTNLALTVATPISTHRNPDAGDSSSKALVVVDDRDREVLNAKGVAVDLVGLGEMVDPFGEKLRRRTAGLKAEEELLRFLSGLEGQWGNWRKRRKIVDASVVGDDLPRGWKLLLELKRKDGVAGLNCRQYVSERFKDHDQVHLDCLMSFDCPNGKQFVSCKEVSSYILSLISHPNEMRSVSVRNDGSTHELDKSTPRSQATGLAHQEDIVRENHSFSSVTPIASYLDDNQKQVVLYKVEKQTSDDLKNILECHACHLTFADKDTDMQHQLLFHQRSVKRRRLGKSIGDGVIVKDGKYECQFCHKTFSEIHRYNGHIGAHVRYQGLSAEGLPDIMTRKIFNPSPLVAVLYGFSETNLAKENEETCNAKSADELHVDSSECRIETKNPEIDHNAKSGGSKTTEVACTSISVDDQNNDHNLTNYKSDEIVRERNITDDKSAACMDAISPFVVDVNNVAQNCSRFTTREASTSNYVDDQPNNIDMIDYKCKVVEASSVEDLKCNDSQGNDSDGGGYILEDIIESSNTKDVKPDTCLDAVFSPPKNGDIATCETMTEIGPSSTSISVDNVNDYHMTGHKSEEVVDINNAVGVKPTNNEIDLSSCTMIPDIGKYGTDEKVNSERHLLTISGNESSYGIETFANDILSSSMEENILDEPDTSGNGLKTEFAGCHSFSDKEPVTGNIMPDEFNASCTDTTFVNGHTGVIETDAHRMFDIDMNESVLEEMDKPGNVLETCFVTSNAGCEEVVLSNVVANNDRTNSLQGNVAGTSSWVHSADGVPIVDMIPEQTSKMALIQRRGKAPSVGLKNMVNGRCYFSHFVHFTVTLVKSMSREQKERVTGTPFGHMLALPYIKQSRPVLDTLLSFWDDKKEGFWFGKVLVPFVGSDFALILGLSATGNEVQLHKEGRVKSDLITRFFEGDHKKADRDAVKNKLQYLVGKSEKQDVEDFTKLWVLYLFVTILFPSIHYYILKALCSYLDDLDCLGSYSWGLAVFAFLRQQIPSLAESVRTRNITGKGSTRYMNGCTVALVAWAVEHANSLLGSHRPPFMYPRLLRWSNAPFPRKH